The Leishmania braziliensis MHOM/BR/75/M2904 complete genome, chromosome 28 region GCGCCTTCGAGCTCAACAGGTAAATCGGAAGCGAGGAGCTCTCAAAAAGCAAGTCCACCGTGAGAAGAAGCGCCAGGCGCGGATAgggatgctgctgccccgcAGCACCATCAGATGCGTACGCCAGATGCTTTTCCTTATCGAAGGCGCTCACGAGGCGGGAGATAAATCCCGGGTCTGTGGCACAGGtacgctccagcagcgcagcctgCTCAATTCGTCGCTGCATGAAGCGAAAATTATTATCATGCTCCGCCTCCGTCCACGCCATCAGCGAAGGAAAGCACACGTCAGTCATACGCTGGCCGATTCCGGTGAAGGACAAGGATGCGGCGGTGTCCCTCACCACCCAGGTGCGCGTCTGCGGGCTGAAGTACAACGGGTACGGAAGAATGGCCCGCATCTCACTCGCTCCAGATCCAGCAAGAGACTTGGCAAGCGTGAACTCGAGGGTCAAAGAGCCGCTGTGTGCACCTCTCTTTGCCACAGCCTTCAGATCTACCACCTGTGTGTGCACGTCATGGAGGAACTTGCTCGAATTGCGCATCAGCAAGAACACCTCGCGTGTAGTGTAAAGCGtgggggagcgagagggcACCGCCCACGCACCGTCGTCCGCCACAACATAGCGACCACACAACACAACGCCATCGGAGGTCCAGTCCTCTTCGAAAACGCCACTCACCCATTCCACCACGCTGCGGAAGCTCGGCACCGGTGCGACAGTATCCAATGTAGCGTAGCAAGAGCCGCTTCCGCTCTGGACCTTCCCAGTATCGCGCTCAGGTGGCTGCCTCGATGCGCTCGTGGGTGCCCCATCAGCATCGTCCCACACCTCCTCACCGACATACGTCTCGTACTCCTCCGCCGAATGAGCGTAGGCCCTAAGGTGCGGATGTGACGGCATACGTGTGTCATTGGAGTCTAAGTACCGGAAGAATGCGACGCCTTCCTCCGCGATGTCGGTGTCGGCACTCACACCAGCGCTTCCGTCTTCTGATTGAGCCGCTACGCAAAAGGTGCGGTGTGGAATGGCGtgtcgcctcccctctccagAGAAGACGATCGAGAGTGGAATTCTGGAGTGCATACGTATCGCGcacgagtgtgtgtgtgtgtgtgcgtgcgtataGGGGGGGGAATCCCTTTTTGTAGAGGCGCGGATGGATGTGGGTGTGAGTAGAAGCGGTTGTATGTGTGCAGTGGTGGTAGGTGtccccgctctctcttcaAGCAGGCAAGACAGCAGCTCATACAAAAGATGAAGgatgaagaaaaaaaaacatctTTCATACGTGAAAGGATCCATTGCCAGGAGAGCAGGGGCGCGGGCGCGACCATGAGCACCATTACACCGAACGTTACTGCACAACTGTCTGCATCAGCGTCGGTTCCTGGGCCTGTTGAGGCTgcagaggcagagctgctgtTCTGTAGAGAGCCTTGGCATCGCACGCACGCCCTgccccgccgccaccaccactatcaCCCGTGCTCGGACATCTTTTCCTGTCTCTTATCcgaggcagaagagagagagagagagcaaaagtGAGCCCCACTAAGAAGCGCAAACACGCATAAGCAGAAAGCGAGAATCTCTCAAAATACTTCACATAATCTACGCTTCTTTTTTGTGTGTAGTCAGGTGGGTTCAGCGGGAGTGTGGCGGGAACTGCAGGCAACACGACGTATGCCTACGTCATGTTGAAAAtaaaagagaaaggcaggAGCACGTAGTGGgtgcgtgagagaggggagtaGTGATACAAAGAGGATAGGAAAAGCCGTCTCCTTCGGCAAAACACCTGTAGAATGCCTGGACTAGGGGTGGCGTGACAGCGCCTGACAAACCGTCGATCTTCTCTGCTATCGGGATTACCGGCCCCATGCTGCCAAAccgtcactgccgctgctgagtcAAGTACTGTTCGTACATGCGTATCTTCTCCCGCATCTCCTTCACCACGTGATCATCCTCTGAGTACACGCCAGTCTCCAAGAGCTTCTCGCGATTCATCTTCAGCTGGTGCACAAAGACCTCCATAtcgcgccgcgccgctgccgacttCGCAGCGCTGGACGTGTGGTCCAGCGGCGCATCCCTGGCAAGCACGAACTCCTCTGGCGTTGGTGAGATATGCGGTGAAGCAGTGTCAGGCAACGCCTCCTCCAGGCCACGCTGTGCCGGGGCGAGTGGGGGAAGGGTGCCGGCGCGCACGGACGGCAGAGGAGCAACGCCGTCCTCTTCACCCTCAAGTATGGATGCCGACCAGGGTTGAAAGTCAGCTGGAGGGTAGGTGCTGTCGATAGAAGTATCGCCCATGTCTACCACTACGTTTGTCTCAGCACCAGACGCGCCCACTTGCAACTtctgctgcgtgcgcggtggcggcttTGTCTGTGAAATGCGTGAAACCCcagagacagaggaggaCTCTAATGTGGGGTCTTGAGGGGAAGGGGCACCTGTTAAAGAGTCCCCAGCGCTCTCCGCGACGGTGACGGAAATAGCGCGCATGCGTGACTGCGGAGATGCTTGGGAGTGGCAGCTGGTGTCGTGGGCAGTCGAGCGGAGAGCCCCTGCAGGTCTCTCGACAACAGTGAAGGGAAGGGAACCTGAACGTGAGGTTCGGTTGATCGCTGCTAGCCCACTCGCCACCTCCTGTTTCAGATCTGTCAGCATTGCGTAAAAGTCATCTTGTTCTGCAACGCTGCGAGCCGTGTTCCCCGCGGTAGTATATGCAGCGCTGTTGATAAAGCCAATTGGCAGAAAAGATGCCGCCAACGtctgcttctgctgctgtagtCGATGCGCTTGTAGGGCCTGCCCTCGCTTCGCCGTGCTCAGAGCCTCCTGTTCCCTGCGCAGACGCTCCCACTCACGCGTCTGGTACTCCTCACAGAGTCGATGGTATTTGCGCGTGACGATCGCGAGCTGCCGCTTGAACtcgtacagctgctgctctaaGGTCGCCTTAGACTCTGCCAGACGGTCCACATCCGCGCTTTTCTCTCGCAGCTGGCGTtgcacctccgccagctgTGTCTGCGCCAGACTCAGCGCGCACTCCTGCTCCCGTAGTCGTTGGCCGTCGGTGTCGGTCTGCTCGGTCAGGTAACGCGCTGCGCGTCGTCGGAGTAGGTCATACTCTTGCTGCGCTGAGCTGACTCTCTCCTGCAGTTGCTGAATGGTGCGGTCCTTCTCTTGCAATCTTGCTTGAAGGCTGGATTGGGAAATCTGGGCCTCCTCACGGCTGCGGCGCACCTGCTCTTCGGCGCGGGCGACATATGCCTCATGCTGTTCTGCCACCTTCACTCGTTTCATGTTAAAAGCGGCCTCACAAGCATCCAGCTGAGCGGTGCGCTTTTCCAGCGTCTCACCAGCCACCTGTAGCCGGTGCCCCATTGTCTCTAGCTCTTGGCGAAGTTGCTCAAGCTCTGccatctttttcttctccgaCTCTCGTGCCTCCttgcgcaggcggcgctccAGCCGCTCCTTCGCCTGACGCAGCTGTGCCTGGTATtggagttgctgctgcgctttcCATACTTCGAGGTCGAAGGCGGCTGCGTACTCGTCAGTGGTACGGATAGCGCTGTCCAGTTTGACCTgaggcgacgacgatgccATTGGCCTTGGTCGAAGGGTGCACAGTCACAATGCCCTAATGCTGCACGACACGCGATGGGGGAACCGACTGGCCCACTCTACAAGCaagccgaaaaaaaaaaaaaaagaaggtgCTGAGCTGATTTTCTATGGAACTCACTCTCGTATTCTTAGTCCGCTGAACAGCCTGCGGTGATCGTCCTTGGCAGCACAAGAACAAGAAATACCCGCGATAGCACAGCGCTGATAATGCAACGGCAATGCCAGCTGTTGGCCTGTTgccgaagaaaaaaaaaacagagcgTTACCGTGGCCTGTTCGCCAAGAAAGCGGAGGGGGAGCCAAAAGATGTGCAATGTgaggaagcgaagagaaaTGCCAGCGAAATTTGTGCAATGCAACAGAAAATTCGAGCTGTGAGAGTAAGCCGAAACCGCAAACCTGGGACGCTTCCCTTTAACTCTCCCATTTCTTCTCTacgcaaagaaaaaggaaacgGCAGacagctggagaaggctgtCAAAGGCTACGATATGGGCAGGCGATCAGAGAGACCAGGTTAGGCATCTCTCCTCAGCACATACGCGCAAAAGAGCGCAGAGGCCCTGTTGATGACTGCTGCCGAGCTTATATGCCTCttttctcatttttttttcatcaCATAGCACTAAAGAAACTTGCAGAAAAACGTCAAGCCCTTCACCTGATTACTCTTTACCGCCCCGTGCAGAGGCACACTtgcagcgagagaaacaaaagggtGTACGTCTGAGCGAAAGATGAATGAGAAAAGGAGTGTGCATCCCGCTCCCTATTTTGCACATATCTCGCTACCatatgtgtgcgcgcacacacacacacacacaaacagtgtgcggaggagaaagaggaacgaaaaagagcaaaGACAAGATGGCCTCGGAAAAATCAGAGAGCCAGACTAAGCGTGCATAGCGAGAAGACAAAGAGAAACAGGCAAGACCTGCTTCACGACCAGGCTAGGTGTACACCGCTGACGCGCAGTCGCTCAGAAGTAGCCAACAGACCAGTTGTAGCTACCTAACGGACCGCCGTACTTCACGTAAGGGTGCATGAGCACGTCGTGCAGCGGCGGGCGCCACACGTCACTGTGGTAAAAGAACTTGCGGAACTCCGACGTGAGGCCGACGTAGCCCTTGTCGATGAGGTTCTCCTTCTCGTAGCGGTAGCGCTTGTAGCCTGAAATGAAGCAGCGTAGGTTCACTTCGGCGGTCTGGTATGGAAGATGCGCGGCCTGGCGCTCCGCAAACTCGATCATCATCTCCATGTTGTAGCGCTCACGTTCTGGACGCACCCATGCGCCAAAGATGGAGATACCGGCAACTAGGGCAACCACGGTGCGGCCTGTAAACCAGCGCTTACCGTACACTGGATATATACGAACAGCGGGGTAACCACCAGGAATCACGCGCTCCTGACGGTAGGCCTGACCGCTAAACCACGTGTAAAACGCCTTTGTGTCCGTCGGAACGGGATCACGAACCAACAGGCGAGCT contains the following coding sequences:
- a CDS encoding putative NADH dehydrogenase subunit NB6M, which codes for MVRSTARLLVRDPVPTDTKAFYTWFSGQAYRQERVIPGGYPAVRIYPVYGKRWFTGRTVVALVAGISIFGAWVRPERERYNMEMMIEFAERQAAHLPYQTAEVNLRCFISGYKRYRYEKENLIDKGYVGLTSEFRKFFYHSDVWRPPLHDVLMHPYVKYGGPLGSYNWSVGYF